In the genome of Torulaspora globosa chromosome 2, complete sequence, the window CATTGTTAAGGAACTCGAACATATCACCTCCAAATAACAATGTTCAACCAAATACAGCACAACACCGAGTTCCTCCATCCTTTTACTCGAATGCCACcacttctttgcaaattCCAGAGCAGCAATcgcagcaacagcagacTAATGTGCAATTGTTGCCACAACACACCAATGGGTCTCTCCACTCTAATTTCTCAATCCAGTCCTTCCATGAGGACCTTCCATCTTCAGTGAATGGTCAAGAGGTGGTTTACACGTCCTTAGGTCATGCAGGTTTTGGCAATGGCTTAGAGGAGGGACTCAGTCGTTCATTAAGTGGATTAGACCTTCAAGCTAATGCAAGTGGAGCTCTTAATAATAATTTGAATGCTAGAAAAGCGCTCTGGTAGAAAGAGCTAATATTTTCTTCACTTGAGAATTTCCTAGTGCCCTTCAGACCTGATAGAATTTTTGTTGTTTTTCTTATTCCGCAGTTGACCAATTTACGACTTTCAGCATCCCAGTGATGCACTTTTGATGCCCAGAGATGTCACTATTTTTACGCTCACCTattttgatgaagatgatattATATTCAGTGAAAAATAAGCACTCCACTGTGTTGGCTTCTCCATTGTATTTTATGAATGACGTTACGTTTGGGGGATTGAAGACCTCGCTGGATATGTATCCTCAGCTACTATATAAGAGTATATGGTTTTAATTTTTAATGCGCCTACTACAATCAGTCGAAAATACCAGCTTTGAACTACGATAAAAGTTCGCTAGGAGCTTATTCAAAGCAGAATAGAATAAGTCTGGCCTTAAAAACCAACACTTTCAGCGTCTGACTACTCTTGTAGACTTGTTCTGCTTTGTCGAGAAATGTCATAAAGTTCAAACAGCAAGATAGTGCCAGCCCAATAATTGTAGCCTTGAAGCCTCTGGTTAAGCAACTTGACTATGACAACCATCCCGATGATTCAGGCTCAGAACAGGACAGGTTGGCTCTATTATCTCATTTTTCTGTTTAGAGTTGCGCTagcaatgtcttcaagcGAACAACGCTAAACAGTTAACTGAACAAAGGAACCAACATTCGAGACACAGACTGCGACCAGGAAGCTGGGATAAAAGATCAGAAGCTGTATTGAAGACTGATCGTTGCTCTCTGTGAAAGCTGGATTTGAAATCGTTGAAAGCATTATCTTTTATAACCCGAATGAAGCTTCGATACTCTTGGGTTTAGTATGGAAAAAGTTCGAGATTCTCAAAGCAGGGGGAGTCAAGTGAGCCAAGATGGATCACTCGGTTTGATCAATGGATTCGCAAACGGTCGTGTCAATAACAAACtactgaaaaatttggaaaTATCCGATAATATCCACTCAGAATATGCCAGGAAAGCGTTAGAAGACCCGAACGGAACACGCTCTACCAGAAGTCATCGAGATGTCAGGTACGTTTACAAAGCTCCAAGATTCGTCCCTAGGCGACAAGAAGTGGAAAACTCGAAAAATCAGCGAccagctgaagaactggGTCCTCCGCAGGATATTGAGGCAGCTAATCGATTGAATCCTCATGTGCAATTCATGGCAGACCAATACGAAACTGACGAAACACCGTTGCCGttcgatttttcaaaagtCAAGATACGATATGACCCGGTGAAGTTGCTTAATTTCCGAAGGCTTTTGAGTGCATCAATCGAGCCACTGGATGGAAGCAAAAATCTGCAATACGGTCACGGTGAAGATTTTGACGTCCATGAGCCGGAGGACCTGGCTTATATGATTGATAATGATTGCGCCGTTCCATATCGGTACGCTATCGCAAACAAGAGTGATTATTCTACATTGAGAACGGCACCAACCATAGAGGACCGTGAGTTGTTCCAGCAGCTTTTGGTCCAATCGTCAACTGCTGCTTACTATAACTCGAACGTGTCGCTCACCGTTCGTGACGCAGTGGAcaatgatgacgaggacCAACCCGCGCGAAGCAAGGTTAGAAGACGAGCGGATTTTGTTCAGCAGGCCAAGACTCAGCCCAAAAAGACCACCAGAGCATCAGGCATCGAGTCTATATATATAAGGGGTTATGAAATAGAGACCTGGTACACGACCCCATATCCGGAAGAATACAACAGAAACAAGATTCTTTATATTTGCGAGTTTTGTCTTAAGTACATGAGCTCCAGATATGTCTTTTACAGGCATCAGCTCAAGTGCAGGGTTTTCCGACCGCCAGGTAACGAAGTGTATCGAGATGGCAAGCTTTCAGTATGGGAAATTGATGGCCGTGAGAATGTTATTTATTGCCAAAACCTTTGTTTGTTGGCAAAATTATTCCTTAACTCAAAGACCCTGTACTACGATGTCGAGCCGTTTATCTTCTACGTTTTGAcagaaagagaagatcatctcGATCAAGCACCTCATTTTCATCTTGTAGGGTATTTCTCGAAGGAGAAACTGAACTCGACGGATTACAACTTGAGTTGCATTTTGACACTTCCCATttaccaaagaaaaggctaTGGCCAATTTCTAATGGATTTCTCTTATTTGTTGTCAAGAAGGGAGTTCAAATGGGGCACCCCAGAAAAGCCACTATCTGACATGGGCCTCCTATCATATAGAAGTTACTGGAAGGTTAAATGCGCTCAGGCGCTaatggagctgaagaaatTACAGCCGAGTGATCCAAACCTTTGTCTCCAGATTagtcttgaagacattTCCAATCTCACTGGTATGAGTCCCACTGATGTTGTACTTGGCTTGGAACTACTGAAAGTGCTCCAACAAAAAGAGGGAACTCCGCCATCACCGCGTTATATCATCAAAGTTGATTCATGGGATCGAATTGAACAGATATCTAAGAGTTGGGAGACACGAGGTTATCAGACTTTGGACTCCTCGAAATTAGTCTGGAAACCTATGATTTTTGGACCTTCCTGCGGCGTGAATGCTGTCGGAACCATGTTAGAAACTGCTAGTGGTGCCACAAGGATAGCGGCCAGTCATCCTGCTTCAGAagacttcttcaacaaaagtATATCGATGCTCACAAATTTTTTACAGGATGATCTTGCAGATCCTAGGCCGATGGAGGTGGGAGCTTGGCAAACCATAGCTAAGAGAAACCTCCTCTGCATATCCAAACGAGCAAACCACGAATCTGAGGAGCTCCCAAAGGCACATGGGATACAGCATGGGGCGCCCTAAATAAGAACTTGCGCACGGCGGAGTTGAGACTTTTGCAGTGAGCATAAAACCATAAACGATCGCCAACGTACATGGAGCATATGAACGGGTTAGTGAAGGTCCGACGGTAATCTTTTGTAACAATATTGACGGTAGTAATTAATAGTGAAAACAGTTATAATATTGACGGGCTTTCACGGTTAAAAATGACCAACCTCGTAGTTCTGGCGGAGCAGGACAAGCCATGACAGGACGCGGCCACCGTGTGCTCGACCGAGTGGCTTGTACACGGCCAAGCTAGTTGAAATCTAGTTGTAACTCTAAAATCCTAAGTATCCAAGAGTTTACATCTACATACTCGTTTCTCAAGACTTTGAATGTAAGCTATAGTTTGTAATAGGTTAGAGTGTCCCATTCAGGATGGAGCTGATCCCCGGAAGTGGTGTTGTAGTTGAAGTGTGAGGATGCTGAGTTCTAGGTTTCTGAGCGTGATAGCTCCTGAAATCATTCTTATTTTCGTTGATACCCTCGATACGCAGGCGGTTATCGGCAGATGTGGGTGCATCGTCATTCGTTGTAGTTGAAGATATTATTGAAGCAGGAGTATTCTCCTTCGACATCGACGGAAGAGGTATTGACTGGTGCAATGGATCCACACCTTCATCATAACCATCATGATGATTGTGTTCCGCTTCATCACAGGTATCCTCGTCGATAGCGGTGTCCTCTGGTGTGATAGATTTTCTTGGGGAATGCAAAGGTGactcagaagcttcatTAGATGCTGCAGGAGAGTTTGTCAATGAGAGCGTGTCCAATCTCCATTGAATTTCTTTATCCGTCCTGTTTGGCAGAAGTATAGATAGTTCCATCATAGACAAATTCCTAGAGCCACTTTCATTCAgcaattgatcttcttctgtaGACCAGCTTAGCGATTCAGGCATAGCAATATTTTGAGCAAACGGCTGGTGCGGATGTAATTGATGTAGCTTTTGTTGTTGCAATTTTGGATGAATCCTTGTATGAGCTCTGGGCATGTGCTGAACGGCGCCTGGCGGAAGATCCATGAAGCTAGCAGCTGATGAGGTAGAAGAAGACGACGCTGACCGGCGGGTCCGACTTTTCACGGTAGAATCTCTTCTAGGGCCCTTTGGCGTTGAAGACGCAGTTGACATGCCAAACATACCGGTCAACGAAGTTGGAGCAGTGATCATGGAGCCTCTTCGGGAAGGCGTGTTGCTGGAGACGttgaaagaagatcttctcgaCCGAGCTGCAAAGGAGTTTTTTCTCGTTTTCGTGGTATTCAATGTGGTGTTCAGCGCCGCGGTTAGATGAGAGGTGGTGCTATTCGTGGCGGCTGCTAACGGTTGTGCAAACGAGttccttcttgatttcaCTATAATCTTGGGTATGAAACCGACATTTTCCTCCTCCGCTGGAATCTTGGCCCCGCTGACGAGGCCGCCGGTGCTGTGATTCGCAGTGCTATAATGACCTAACGAAAAAGAATGCGAATTGGACcttgctttgaagaaattggagcCTGCTCCATTAGTACTGTTGATCGACGGGTAATTATTCTGTGCGTTAGACGAAGTCAACGAGAACGTAGACCTCAAGCATGGCAACGATGGCGTTGCAGCAACGGAGTTTGGCGCGGAAGCAACGCCAGGTTGCAACTTCGGCGGCACAGAGACCGGAATAGCCATGGCTGGCGACCCGCCTctgctcttcttttcgTCCTCCGCCGCCGCATTCCCGCTCCCCGGGAAGTCCGTAACGTCGACATTCGCGGTCTTGTTCGACTTTAAATTACCAGATTTCAACCTTCTCCACCTAAACTGACACGCATTCGGAGTCCTGTTGGCGAAGTACTGCGATATATCCTTCCACCCCAGCTTTTTCACCTCCTTCAGATGGCGCAACAGGATGTCGTCTTGCGGATCCCACGAAGACGGGTTCTTGGTCTTATTTTCCGACACCGACGAGCTCTTCTCGCCCGACGATGCGTTTCCCATAGTAGATGTGGTCTCCACCGCGGTCACAGAGACGCTCGCCgacgagctgctgcttttCAGATGATGCGGGTGCAAGTGCGGGTGTGGATGTGTCCCTAGGATCGACAGATGCGACGACACCGAAGACCCAGCAGTCGATTTAGCCAACGTCATCTCACCAATTTTAACTCTATATTATCCAAAGCTGATCTATAATCTCGCTGGGCATCAaaatttctccttctttttccCTGGCAAAGCTGTTCAATTCAACTTCAACTTACTGTTTATTGCGATCTAGCCGAAGTGAACCCAACCCAGCTACTCAATACCACCTCCAGCTAGCTCTTGTATTATATTGTCACCATaatgagatgcgatgaggTGGTTCATCGACCAGCTTTTTGTGCGTCGGTGAAtaattttgaaaaatttttggTCGTTGTCCGGCGGTTTCTAAGcgatttgaaaaaatcgtCTAATTCTGGTGAAAATTACcaggcgatgagctggaagGTGATGAGATAGGCGATGGATTCTGGAGAACTGGCAGCCCCAGAGCGTTCAATCAGTTGCTAGGTGGCGGGTTTAGATGGTCTGCAGCGAGCGGTAGTCGGGTAACGATAGAGATGGTGCGATGGTGCGCCAGAGCCGGAGTGATATGTCAAAGAGCTGCTGGTGTGGCAGGCGAAGTAATTTGCGAGAAAAGGTACGGGGTACGCAGGATGTGTTCTTACTATGACATTGGTTTGAACCTGACAGACCCCATGTACCGCGGGGTGTACAATGGGAAACAGTACCACGAGTCCGATGTGAAGGAGGTGTTGGCTCGAGCGAGCGAGCGTGGGGTCAAGTGTGCGTTGTTGACAGGCTCGTCTCTCGTAGAGTCGCGGGATGCGGTGGAGCTGGCTCACAGCGACGAGCTGAGCGGAAGTGGCACTCAATTGAAGTATACCGTTGGGGTTCATCCGTGCTGCGTGAACGAATTTGCCAACCAGGACGCCACTATCGATAATCCGTCTCATGACGAAGCATTGAACCAGGCGTTAGGGCGGAAAGTGTGGGAGAATCCACAGCAGAGCCATTTGAAACTGAGGGAATTGTATGATCTGATAGAGGAGCGACTTGCGTCAAAGGATGCGAGGTTCGGCGCTGTCGGTGAAATCGGCCTCGACTATGACAGATTTTACTACTCCGGGAAGGAGATGCAGAGGATCTTTTTCgaagagcagctgaaatTGAGCTGTCTTATCAGTAATCCGAAGATGCCGCTCTTCCTGCACATGAGGAACTGTTGCGATGATTTTGTCGCGataatgaagaagttcattGATGGATTCCAGGATGAGGAGGACAGATTTGGGCTAGCCTCGATAGCAGGCGTGGAGAGACCTGTGTTCTACAAGTTTGACCCGGAAAGGATGTTTGTCACCCATTCATTCACTGGCTCTGTGGGTGATCTTGAGAAGATACTGGCGCTGTCGCCGCATAGCTACATCGGCATGAACGGTTGTTCGCTcaaatctgaagaaaacatcGATTGTGCAGAAGCAGTGCCCATCGAAAGGCTATTGTTGGAGACTGACGCACCGTGGTGTGATATTAGAAGAACACATAGTTCATTTCGGTTCTTGACCGGGTACGAACCTCCCTATAGGTCGGTAAAGAGAGATAAGCTCTCAAAAGTGTCCCAAGATGATAGATTGAAAACTATGGTCAAGGGCAGAAATGAACCCTGCACAATGGAGCAAGTGGCTATAGTAGTTGCAAACGTCAAGAATATACCTTTAAAACATTTAGTGGAAACCGTTTGGGATAACAGCTGTCGGGTATACGGTGGTGTAAGCACCTCTGGCTGAATGCACCATTAAACCTCATTTTTATCGCTTTATTAATATTAATTATATTATACGTCGCATTGCAAAAGTGAAAGTAGTGTACGATGTTGCGGACCATTGAGAGTAGACGTCAAGCAGTATTTCAaatttcttcgatctttTTGTCGTTCTTGGCGGAATCTTGCGGATCTTTgtcctcatcctcttcaGGGACCATCTCACCAGCTGCTGCGTTGCTCAATGAGGCTAGCATGTCAGTCAAGGCCGATCCGTGAATATAGGAGACGTTATTCGGCCCTTGACTTATCTGTATACCGCCTGCCCCCAGTAGAGCCTCCAGGGAGAAAAGGTCCACTGGGCCGTTAGCGCTACTACCGGCCTGCTGGGGGCCGCGTCTGTTTATATTGCTCGTAACTGCATCAGAATCTGTGTCAGTATCGTCAATTTCCATGTTATCATGATCGTTGTTGTTTCCACTTCCCCCGGCGCTTCTCAGGTTTTGAGCAGAGTTCTCCTGCGAAAAGCGATCCTGCGGATGTTTCGTTGTCACTTCAAAAATACTGGCATCATCCTTCGGAAAGTGGTAGTAGGTGAACActtgtcttcttctcttctcaAAGGAGACTTCGATGTTGTAGTTCTTGGCTCTTATACGTTCAAACCATTGTCCCACTGTCTCGCCATCCTTCAGCAAAGCCACAACCGAGATACTCATATTATCACAACCAATACCAGTACCTTCTGTTGTTGGGGAGCAGCAAACGTCAATAATTCTCGAGGAGATGTCGTTCAGCGTCATGTCGCCCTTGGAAATACCGTAGTGAACCAAATCAACACAATCCTGAGACGATAAACAATCCCATATACCATCGCAAGCCAACACGAcgaactcatcatcatcgtagTTCAATTCATGCTCTATAATGTCCGGGACCGCAGTAACTATCTGCTCGTGGGGCGCCAACTCCGAGTTGGACTTGAACTCAAAATCACCAATCGCACGAGACAGTGCCAAGTTACCATTCACACGACCCATTTCGACAAAACCCTTTGCAGCGATAATTCGCGATCTCTCGCTTGCCAAAGTAGGCTTGTGATCGTACGAAAGCGCCTTAGCCCTGCCCTTCACCGATATAACAGTTCTACTGTCGCCAGAGTTACCACAGaccaatttcttctgcagcttaGACACCAAAATCGAAGTGGCTGTGCATCCGCTGTAATCGTTTCGCAATACAGGATCCTTCAGAAGATCTTCATCTGT includes:
- the SAS3 gene encoding histone acetyltransferase (ancestral locus Anc_7.371), with translation MEKVRDSQSRGSQVSQDGSLGLINGFANGRVNNKLLKNLEISDNIHSEYARKALEDPNGTRSTRSHRDVRYVYKAPRFVPRRQEVENSKNQRPAEELGPPQDIEAANRLNPHVQFMADQYETDETPLPFDFSKVKIRYDPVKLLNFRRLLSASIEPLDGSKNLQYGHGEDFDVHEPEDLAYMIDNDCAVPYRYAIANKSDYSTLRTAPTIEDRELFQQLLVQSSTAAYYNSNVSLTVRDAVDNDDEDQPARSKVRRRADFVQQAKTQPKKTTRASGIESIYIRGYEIETWYTTPYPEEYNRNKILYICEFCLKYMSSRYVFYRHQLKCRVFRPPGNEVYRDGKLSVWEIDGRENVIYCQNLCLLAKLFLNSKTLYYDVEPFIFYVLTEREDHLDQAPHFHLVGYFSKEKLNSTDYNLSCILTLPIYQRKGYGQFLMDFSYLLSRREFKWGTPEKPLSDMGLLSYRSYWKVKCAQALMELKKLQPSDPNLCLQISLEDISNLTGMSPTDVVLGLELLKVLQQKEGTPPSPRYIIKVDSWDRIEQISKSWETRGYQTLDSSKLVWKPMIFGPSCGVNAVGTMLETASGATRIAASHPASEDFFNKSISMLTNFLQDDLADPRPMEVGAWQTIAKRNLLCISKRANHESEELPKAHGIQHGAP
- a CDS encoding SANT/Myb-like DNA-binding domain-containing protein (ancestral locus Anc_7.372), with protein sequence MTLAKSTAGSSVSSHLSILGTHPHPHLHPHHLKSSSSSASVSVTAVETTSTMGNASSGEKSSSVSENKTKNPSSWDPQDDILLRHLKEVKKLGWKDISQYFANRTPNACQFRWRRLKSGNLKSNKTANVDVTDFPGSGNAAAEDEKKSRGGSPAMAIPVSVPPKLQPGVASAPNSVAATPSLPCLRSTFSLTSSNAQNNYPSINSTNGAGSNFFKARSNSHSFSLGHYSTANHSTGGLVSGAKIPAEEENVGFIPKIIVKSRRNSFAQPLAAATNSTTSHLTAALNTTLNTTKTRKNSFAARSRRSSFNVSSNTPSRRGSMITAPTSLTGMFGMSTASSTPKGPRRDSTVKSRTRRSASSSSTSSAASFMDLPPGAVQHMPRAHTRIHPKLQQQKLHQLHPHQPFAQNIAMPESLSWSTEEDQLLNESGSRNLSMMELSILLPNRTDKEIQWRLDTLSLTNSPAASNEASESPLHSPRKSITPEDTAIDEDTCDEAEHNHHDGYDEGVDPLHQSIPLPSMSKENTPASIISSTTTNDDAPTSADNRLRIEGINENKNDFRSYHAQKPRTQHPHTSTTTPLPGISSILNGTL
- a CDS encoding 3'-5'-exodeoxyribonuclease (ancestral locus Anc_7.373) translates to MVRWCARAGVICQRAAGVAGEVICEKRYGVRRMCSYYDIGLNLTDPMYRGVYNGKQYHESDVKEVLARASERGVKCALLTGSSLVESRDAVELAHSDELSGSGTQLKYTVGVHPCCVNEFANQDATIDNPSHDEALNQALGRKVWENPQQSHLKLRELYDLIEERLASKDARFGAVGEIGLDYDRFYYSGKEMQRIFFEEQLKLSCLISNPKMPLFLHMRNCCDDFVAIMKKFIDGFQDEEDRFGLASIAGVERPVFYKFDPERMFVTHSFTGSVGDLEKILALSPHSYIGMNGCSLKSEENIDCAEAVPIERLLLETDAPWCDIRRTHSSFRFLTGYEPPYRSVKRDKLSKVSQDDRLKTMVKGRNEPCTMEQVAIVVANVKNIPLKHLVETVWDNSCRVYGGVSTSG
- a CDS encoding PP2C family serine/threonine-protein phosphatase (ancestral locus Anc_7.374), which gives rise to MGQILSNPVIDKEHHSGEDRLTAFGLCAMQGWRMSMEDAHVVQPNVLNASDKDHIALYSIFDGHGGASVAQYCGEKIPSILQRQKSFKSGNLSQALIDTYLQTDEDLLKDPVLRNDYSGCTATSILVSKLQKKLVCGNSGDSRTVISVKGRAKALSYDHKPTLASERSRIIAAKGFVEMGRVNGNLALSRAIGDFEFKSNSELAPHEQIVTAVPDIIEHELNYDDDEFVVLACDGIWDCLSSQDCVDLVHYGISKGDMTLNDISSRIIDVCCSPTTEGTGIGCDNMSISVVALLKDGETVGQWFERIRAKNYNIEVSFEKRRRQVFTYYHFPKDDASIFEVTTKHPQDRFSQENSAQNLRSAGGSGNNNDHDNMEIDDTDTDSDAVTSNINRRGPQQAGSSANGPVDLFSLEALLGAGGIQISQGPNNVSYIHGSALTDMLASLSNAAAGEMVPEEDEDKDPQDSAKNDKKIEEI